Proteins from one Podospora pseudocomata strain CBS 415.72m chromosome 4, whole genome shotgun sequence genomic window:
- the PMC1_1 gene encoding plasma membrane calcium (EggNog:ENOG503NX5D; COG:P) — translation MAEPQDGPKEGDFASGRRRAPTINIDTTAVSPSPVTNEPEVDANSPISPGTTPEPSTNSHKRSLSGESRPTSPHNVSNPFASFRGPNPGLLTVPGAPRPRQDSVNSDDDRSITSSIGDTTVAGASTLGEKASRGAADNDSIKNDPDALKPDQGKEADFQVNDNPFAFAPGQLNKMFDPKSLSAFYKLGGLAGIEKGLRSNRSTGLGADEATLPGRVTFEEATAHVGSADTKLAQTDSHATASGRQDSGAFSSRKRVFSDNRLPAKKGKNLLQLMWITYNDKVLILLSVAAVISLAIGLYQTFGQEHDATNPGVEWIEGVAIIAAITIVVIVGSLNDFQKERQFAKLNKKKQDRVVRVVRSGKTVEISVFDVLVGDVMHLEPGDLIPVDGVLIEGFNVKCDESQATGESDIIKKRASDEVFAAIENGENLKKMDPFIQSGARVMEGVGTFMVTSTGVYSSYGKTLMSLNEDPEITPLQSKLNVIAESIAKLGGAIALLLFLILFIIFLVKLPRQFAPLTPAQKGQQFIDIFIMVVTIVVVAIPEGLPLAVTLALAFATTRMLKDNNLVRHLKACEVMGNATTICSDKTGTLTQNKMQVVAGTIGTSHRFGTSTIPGESPRSEKDVEAQEVMRMLSPEAKDLLLKSIALNSTAFEGDVDGEHTFIGSKTETAMLILAREHLAMGPVAELRSGSKTLHLIPFDSGRKCMGVVVQLENGKARLYVKGASEIMLEKCTQILRDPSQGLVSATLHEENRETIKHLIETYARNSLRTIGLIYRDFDKWPPKPARRVDAEKDEIVFEDICRNMVFVGMVGIKDPLRPGVPEAVRDCQRAGVVVRMVTGDNRLTAEAIARDCGILQPNSVVLEGPEFRNMTKAQQDEIIPRLHVLARSSPEDKRILVKRLKDKGETVAVTGDGTNDAPALKTADIGFSMGIAGTEVAKEASAIILMDDNFNSIVKALKWGRAVNDAVKRFLQFQLTVNVTAVVLTFVSAIYSAVTQSHPEEKATAVLTAVQLLWVNLIMDTLAALALATDPPQDSVLNRKPERKGSSIISPTMWKMILGQAVFQLLICFLLYFGKSSVYPGPEIIPDSQINTLVFNTFVWMQIFNQWNNRRLDNQFNIFEGLTKNWLFIGISAVMCGGQVLIIMVGGKAFRIADEGQSPTMWATAIVLGLLSIPVGVIIRLIPDEIIVALVPGVLKRKHTSKVPGINVSDDEERFTAYPAPLADIHEELAWLKRVKGGRLNNLKFAMKHPRETFLNRSPVPSREHSRSNSIHRLPQTPVREDSYGSTAPTPESRRRSRSNRSRSNSVLGAATVMTGIVAGSIAAGWSPIEKRGEPDFGQFPPKPSPLGQEIGEDDQAGRVSTDERREVEGSSSSSAQDVPIINVPKPKSPSTPTP, via the exons atggcgGAACCACAGGATGGTCCCAAGGAGGGAGACTTCGCCTCTGGACGCCGAAGAGC ACCAACAATTAATATCGACACGACGGCCGTGAGCCCGAGTCCTGTCACGAACGAGCCAGAGGTGGACGCCAACTCACCAATATCACCCGGCACCACACCAGAACCATCAACAAATTCTCACAAGAGGAGTCTCTCTGGAGAGAGCAGGCCAACAAGTCCTCACAATGTGTCAAACCCCTTTGCTTCCTTCCGCGGTCCAAATCCGGGACTGCTTACCGTCCCTGGCGCCCCAAGACCTCGCCAGGACTCTGTCAACTCTGACGATGACCGCTCCATCACCTCGTCCATTGGTGACACCACGGTAGCAGGGGCTTCTacgttgggggagaaggccAGCCGAGGTGCTGCCGACAACGACAGCATCAAGAACGATCCGGATGCTTTGAAGCCCGACCAGGGCAAGGAGGCCGATTTCCAGGTCAACGACAACCCCTTCGCCTTTGCGCCTGGCCAACTGAACAAGATGTTCGACCCCAAGAGCTTGTCTGCCTTCTACAAGCTGGGTGGCCTCGCCGGTATCGAGAAGGGATTGCGATCCAACCGGTCGACTGGTCTTGGCGCCGACGAGGCTACTCTTCCTGGGCGCGTCACGTTTGAGGAGGCTACCGCTCACGTCGGCTCGGCCGACACCAAGCTTGCCCAGACTGATAGCCATGCGACGGCTTCCGGCAGGCAGGACTCGGgggccttctcctcgagaAAGCGCGTCTTCAGCGACAACCGCCTTCctgccaagaagggcaagaatcttctccagctcatgTGGATCACGTATAACGACAAGGTCCTGATCCTGCTGTCCGTTGCCGCCGTCATTTCTCTGGCCATTGGCTTGTATCAAACATTCGGTCAGGAGCACGACGCCACAAACCCCGGTGTAGAATGGATCGAGGGTGTAGCCATTattgccgccatcaccatcgtgGTTATTGTTGGATCTTTGAACGACTTCCAGAAGGAACGCCAATTCGCCAAGctgaacaagaagaagcaggatCGTGTGGTTCGCGTTGTTCGATCCGGAAAGACTGTGGAAATCTCGGTTTTTGACGTTCTGGTTGGCGATGTCATGCACTTGGAGCCCGGCGATTTGATCCCCGTTGATGGTGTTCTCATTGAGGGTTTCAACGTCAAGTGCGACGAGTCTCAGGCTACTGGTGAATCCGACATTATCAAGAAGCGTGCCTCCGACGAGGTCTTTGCGGCAATCGAGAATGGCGAGAacctgaagaagatggacCCCTTTATCCAGTCGGGCGCCCGCGTCATGGAGGGTGTCGGTACATTCATGGTTACCTCGACCGGTGTCTACTCCAGCTATGGCAAGACGCTCATGTCGCTCAACGAAGACCCTGAGATCACCCCCTTGCAGTCGAAGCTCAATGTCATTGCCGAGTCCATCGCCAAGCTGGGCGGTgccatcgccctcctcctcttcctgattctgttcatcatcttcctggTCAAGCTTCCCCGTCAATTCGCTCCGCTCACCCCCGCGCAAAAAGGCCAGCAGTTTATCGATATCTTCATCATGGTCGTCACAATCGTGGTCGTCGCTATTCCTGAAGGCCTTCCGTTGGCTGTCACTTTGGCCCTCGCTTTTGCCACGACTCGCATGCTCAAGGACAACAACCTGGTCCGCCACCTCAAGGCTTGCGAAGTCATGGGCaatgccaccaccatctgcTCTGACAAGACGGGTACTTTGACTCAGAACAAGATGCAAGTTGTTGCTGGCACCATCGGCACAAGCCACCGCTTTGGTACTTCCACCATCCCGGGCGAGAGCCCTCGGAGCGAGAAGGATGTGGAGGCCCAGGAAGTGATGAGGATGCTCAGCCCCGAGGCTAAGGATCTGCTGCTCAAGTCTATCGCGCTCAACTCGACTGCCTTCGAGGGGGATGTCGATGGCGAGCACACCTTCATCGGCTCCAAGACGGAGACCGCCATGCTTATTCTGGCTCGCGAGCACCTTGCCATGGGCCCCGTTGCTGAACTGCGCTCCGGCAGCAAGACCCTTCACCTCATTCCCTTCGACTCTGGACGCAAGTGCATGGGTGTCGTGGTTCAGCTGGAAAATGGCAAGGCTCGTCTTTATGTCAAGGGTGCGTCCGAAATCATGTTGGAGAAGTGCACCCAGATCCTCCGTGATCCTTCTCAGGGCTTGGTTTCGGCTACTCTCCACGAGGAAAACCGCGAGACCATCAAGCATTTGATTGAGACTTACGCCCGCAACTCGCTCCGTACCATCGGCCTGATCTACCGTGACTTTGACAAGTGGCCCCCCAAGCCAGCCCGCCGCGTCGATGCCGAGAAGGATGAGATTGTCTTTGAGGATATCTGCCGCAACATGGTCTTTGTCGGTATGGTTGGCATCAAGGATCCTCTTCGCCCTGGTGTGCCCGAGGCTGTGAGAGACTGCCAGCGGGCCGGTGTCGTTGTCCGCATGGTTACTGGTGATAACAGGTTGACTGCCGAGGCTATTGCCCGCGATTGCGGCATTCTCCAGCCCAACAGCGTGGTTCTCGAAGGCCCCGAGTTCCGCAACATGACCAAGGCTCAGCAAGATGAGATCATTCCCCGCCTCCACGTTCTCGCACGGTCCAGCCCCGAAGACAAGCGCATCTTGGTTAAGCGGTTGAAGGACAAGGGCGAAACCGTTGCCGTGACCGGTGACGGCACCAACGACGCCCCGGCGCTCAAGACGGCTGATATTGGCTTTTCGATGGGCATCGCCGGCACCGaggtggccaaggaggctTCCGCCATTATCCTCATGGACGACAACTTCAACTCGATCGTCAAGGCTTTGAAATGGGGTCGTGCCGTCAACGATGCGGTCAAGCGTTTCCTCCAGTTCCAGCTCACCGTCAACGTCACGGCTGTCGTTTTGACCTTTGTCTCCGCCATCTACTCTGCCGTTACCCAGTCGCATCCCGAGGAAAAGGCTACCGCTGTGCTCACCGCCGTCCAGCTTCTCTGGGTCAACCTCATCATGGACACTCTTGCTGCCTTGGCTCTGGCTACCGACCCCCCTCAGGACAGTGTGCTGAACCGCAAGCCCGAGCGCAAGGGTTCCTCGATCATCTCACCTACTATGTGGAAGATGATCCTCGGACAGGCCGTGTTCCAGCTTCTCATCTGCTTCCTGCTCTATTTCGGAAAGTCTTCCGTGTACCCTGGACCCGAGATCATTCCCGACAGCCAGATCAACACCTTGGTCTTCAACACTTTTGTGTGGATGCAGATCTTCAACCAGTGGAA CAACCGGCGTCTTGACAACCAGTTCAACATCTTCGAGGGTCTCACCAAGAACTGGCTGTTCATTGGCATCAGCGCCGTCATGTGCGGCGGTCAAGTCCTCATTATCATGGTTGGCGGTAAAGCTTTCCGCATTGCCGATGAGGGCCAGTCACCGACCATGTGGGCGACTGCCATCGTTCTTGGTCTCCTTTCCATCCCCGTTGGCGTCATCATCCGCCTCATCCCCGACGAGATCATCGTCGCCTTGGTCCCCGGCGTTCTCAAGCGCAAGCACACCTCCAAGGTTCCCGGCATCAACGtctccgacgacgaagagcgCTTCACCGCCTACCCCGCGCCCCTCGCCGACATTCACGAGGAGCTCGCCTGGCTCAAGCGCGTCAAGGGCGGccgtctcaacaacctcaaatTCGCCATGAAGCACCCCCGCGAAACCTTCCTCAACCGCAGCCCCGTCCCGAGCAGGGAGCACTCCCGATCCAACTCgatccaccgcctcccccagaCCCCTGTCCGCGAGGACAGCTATGGGTCTACCGCTCCTACTCCTGAgtcccgccgccgcagcagaaGCAACCGCTCCCGCTCCAACAGCGTGTTGGGCGCGGCGACGGTCATGACTGGTATTGTTGCTGGTTCTATTGCGGCGGGGTGGTCACCGATTGAGAAGAGGGGCGAGCCGGATTTTGGCCAGTTCCCGCCCAAGCCGTCGCCTCTTGGTCAGGAGATTGGCGAGGATGACCaggcggggagggtgtcgacggatgagaggagggaggttgaggggtcGTCTTCATCCAGTGCCCAGGATGTTCCGATCATTAATGTGCCCAAGCCGAAGTCGCCTTCTACCCCTACTCCTTGA
- a CDS encoding hypothetical protein (EggNog:ENOG503P2TP): MAEIMEPPYPATPSPSSRVRTPPAPHLGYSDSYEPYTPRKSSRIANRAANRTPSPRVPSLRRQHQQHSDRPEETSEGSPKSINQKKKSTMGTPSLSPQKKRIAAMDSPRRTLTAASVSDAASALGFTKKSAGLLAPRTTVASSSTGMLITPAKTPQKPPTEESKAKVEAFARTLFRAEDEVMPSPRRARTQAHTLDSFTEQGSDESFHIHVDSHERIPEVDRSIDNPFYVEPSRAAAPSAPRRSQRQMVSVPGEGQITIEEAIQREDGLVTVFRGKKQFHLFKKRASENIEGGLESAVEAPVRRLTRASVKPRLLFPVAKPDVPAISIEDEEAETDIEDHVVEEAAQTLPITPAEAVEKVPGTPEAPRFAPASPPTTVRATRKKATPTAASRGKQASKQATIKGWRQTKAGVSPTTTSQKRSAEPLPVAGPSKRARI, encoded by the exons ATGGCGGAAATCATGGAGCCACCCTACCCGGCgactccttctcccagctCCAGAGTCAGAACTCCTCCTGCCCCTCACCTGGGCTACTCCGACTCCTACGAGCCTTACACTCCTCGCAAGTCATCCCGTATTGCCAACCGCGCTGCCAACCgaactccctctcccagaGTTCCATCATTGCGTCgccaacatcagcaacatTCCGACCGGCCCGAGGAAACTTCAGAGGGTTCTCCCAAGTCAATcaaccaaaagaagaagtcgaCCATGGGCACACCAAGCCTTTCCCCTCAAAAGAAGCGCATCGCCGCCATGGATTCTCCTCGTCGcaccctcaccgccgccagtGTTTCCGATGCCGCCTCTGCACTTGGCTTCACCAAGAAGTCAGCCGGCCTTCTTGCGCCTCGCACCACTgtcgccagcagcagcaccgggATGCTAATCACCCCCGCCAAGACCCCCCAGAAGCCTCCTACCGAGGAGtccaaggccaaggtggaAGCGTTTGCCCGCACCCTGTTCcgcgccgaggatgaggtcatGCCCTCCCCTAGAAGGGCCCGCACCCAGGCCCACACCTTGGACAGCTTCACTGAGCAAGGCTCGGATGAGTCGTTCCATATCCACGTCGACTCGCATGAGCGCATTCCCGAGGTCGACCGCAGCATTGACAACCCCTTCTATGTCGAGCCCTCAAGGGCCGCTGCCCCCTCGGCTCCTCGCCGCAGCCAGCGCCAGATGGTCAGTGTTCCCGGCGAAGGCCAGATCACAATTGAAGAGGCCATTCAGCGCGAGGATGGTTTGGTCACCGTATT CCGTGGCAAGAAGCAATTCCACCTCTTCAAGAAGCGCGCCTCAGAGAATATCGAGGGTGGTTTGGAAAGTGCTGTCGAGGCGCCCGTGAGAAGACTCACCCGCGCCAGTGTCAAGCCCAGACTCCTCTTCCCTGTTGCCAAGCCCGATGTGCCCGCCATCTCGattgaagatgaagaggcgGAGACCGACATCGAGGACCACGTGGTTGAGGAAGCCGCTCAAACTCTCCCAATCACCCCAGCCGAAGCAGTCGAGAAGGTTCCCGGTACGCCCGAGGCCCCGCGTTTTGCTCCAGCCTCGCCGCCCACCACAGTGCGTGCCACTCGCAAGAAGGCCACGCCAACAGCGGCGTCGAGGGGCAAGCAAgccagcaagcaagccaccaTTAAGGGCTGGCGCCAAACCAAGGCCGGCGTTTCCCCCACGACCACCAGCCAGAAACGGTCTGCAGAGCCTCTGCCTGTGGCCGGCCCATCAAAGCGTGCTAGGATTTGA
- a CDS encoding hypothetical protein (COG:S; EggNog:ENOG503P40U): MPSHHRYPSSPKLPPSSDDEFSFSEVQSTTPSRPPPSSRQQSQSQYPPSKPKTPITHNAAPSSPDDPETKEVNLQRELQGVRAINTAIESIISTLERAKGNMSTVSQTVTNASTLLNTWTRILSQTEHNQRLILNPNWKGASGDIADMEHEALLKQQEEERRAREAERRREEARRKAEEEERKRAAGTVSAGSGTTRGRGLARGTTTGRGRGAGLVRSTSSAGRTTTGTGIARGGSSTSSRGTSGIGRGGFGYGRVGAPGTRGAKKET; encoded by the exons AtgccctcccaccaccgctatccctcctcccccaaactacccccctcctcagacGATGAATTCTCCTTCTCCGAAGtccaatccaccaccccctcccgtccacccccttcttcccgccagcaatcccaatcccaataccccccctccaaaccaaaaacccccatcacccacaATGccgccccctcatccccggACGACCCGGAAACAAAAGAAGTAAACCTCCAACGCGAACTCCAAGGCGTCCGCGCAATCAACACAGCCATCGAATCCATAATCTCAACCCTCGAGCGAGCAAAAGGCAACATGAGT ACCGTCTCCCAAACCGTCACCAAcgcctccaccctcctcaacacctggACCCGcatcctctcccaaaccGAACACAACCAACGCTTGATCCTCAACCCAAACTGGAAAGGTGCATCAGGCGACATAGCCGACATGGAGCACGAAGccctcctcaaacagcaagaagaggagcgcAGAGCAAGAGAggcagagaggaggagggaggaggcgaggaggaaggctgaggaggaagaaagaaagcgCGCTGCTGGGACGGTGTCAGCAGGTAGTGGGACgacaagggggagggggttggctAGGGGGACCACGacgggaagagggaggggggccggGTTGGTTAGGAGCACCTCTTCTGCTGGGAGGACTACAACCGGAACTGGGATTGCCAGGGGGGGGAGTAGTACCTCCTCGAGAGGAACGAgcgggattgggagggggggttttgggtATGGGCGGGTTGGGGCGCCCGGGACGAGGGGGGCTAAGAAGGAGACTTGA
- a CDS encoding hypothetical protein (EggNog:ENOG503Q3FN; COG:S): protein MARTRSKGGPASTSADKTASTTAKAASTSTYTLPAESTNPPKLFVLPKNTSSSARIITLENPRYGNPTRYLVCPETGSFYEFTKAAPPNKSTPRSWLLSSEKSEKEPSLESQTIQSPDLYLATPYDPLFLLLPALFKSSSNSKSDNQQRQYLSLDDYLDLIPNTDRHFSEILTLPNSRIEKVLEARLASVCDLVEMGDDKMYRPNESKLSTIILSKASKMAENLPPSMEEKFIKKALEAPVMGVVKDQPPPTTSTSSPEETASPSASESQSTFTTSSGTTPSTAVTTPATEEAPEPTFAPAITASPATISLQRLRTSLNFILSSYLPPFLSKTVLSSLPSETFTELEEYLTKLSKLRTEAAASRNIDINGGKRARDEDDDERLEKKRKMEQEEKVKKANTSRGVKQLAKVNTAGMMKLSAFFKKA, encoded by the coding sequence ATGGCGCGAACACGATCAAAAGGCGGCCCTGCCTCGACGAGCGCCGATAAGACCGCTTCGACAACAGCCAAAGCCGCCTCAACATCTACATATACTCTGCCTGCCGAGTCAACCAACCCACCGAAGctcttcgtcctccccaagaacacctcctcctcagcacgcatcatcaccctcgagAACCCTCGATATGGCAATCCAACCCGATATCTCGTCTGCCCAGAAACCGGCTCCTTCTACGAGTTCACCAAAGCCGCACCCCCAAACAAATCCACCCCCCGAAGCTGGCTGCTCTCAAGCGAGAAATCCGAAAAGGAGCCCTCTCTAGAATCTCAAACCATTCAATCCCCCGACCTCTACCTCGCAACCCCCTACGACCCCttattcctcctcctcccagccctcttcaagtcctcctccaactccaaatCCGACAACCAACAACGTCAATACCTCTCCCTAGACGACTACCTAGACCTAATCCCTAACACAGACCGGCACTTCTCTGagatcctcaccctccccaacagccGCATCGAAAAAGTCCTCGAAGCCCGTCTAGCCAGCGTATGCGACCTTGTCGAAATGGGCGACGACAAAATGTACCGCCCCAACGAATCCAAactctccaccatcatcctctccaaagcCAGCAAAATGGCCGAgaacctccccccaagcaTGGAAGAGAAGTTTATCAAaaaggcgttggaggcgcCAGTCATGGGGGTAGTCAAagaccaaccaccaccaaccacctccacctcttccccagaagaaaccgcctccccatccgcctcAGAGTCCCAATCtaccttcaccaccagcagtggtacaaccccctcaacagccgTCACAACCCCAGCCACCGAAGAAGCCCCCGAACCAACTTTTGCCCCAGCAATAACCGCCTCCCcagccaccatctccctccaacGACTGCGCACATCCCTCAACTTTATTCTTTCATCctacctccccccttttctctccaAAACCGTGCTATCATCCCTTCCATCTGAAACGTTCACAGAATTGGAGGAGTATCTGACAAAACTGTCCAAACTCCGGACCGAAGCGGCTGCTTCGAGAAATATTGACATTAATGGAGGGAAACGCGCCagagacgaggacgatgatgagaggctggagaagaagcgcaagatggagcaggaggaaaaggtgaagaaggcgaatACGAGCAGGGGGGTGAAGCAGCTGGCCAAGGTTAATACCgcggggatgatgaagttgtCTGCGTTTTTTAAGAAGGCTTAG
- a CDS encoding hypothetical protein (COG:O; EggNog:ENOG503P009), whose translation MAESCNYYILTILLFRGPSRSSTFGVTAANEQEPTNNTKTEAESTKTEGAPPTTTTTTTLPIHPPEDAKPPVYALVNYGDTYVQPLITSALSSLLPEGSLTYLPTPSTWDANTNPDISLPSLLPFPEAKVLQIMPYESLDFDYISSHPATSLVNSYMIRKALIRKHYLAKTVENYLVKNPDSVLKDHVRRSEAFEVDFAEFLDDALVEAWDLNESMERNAEKEEEEEREWWILKPGMSDRGQGIRLFSTMEELQGIFDGWEPESDDEGEEGGGEGGEEEGDGIMTSHLRHFIAQPYIHPPLLLPSMGNRKFHLRVYALTVGAMRVYVYRDVLALFASKRYSFPPEMGVEGLEGHLTNTCLQGEPEYNDSVRRFWDLSVDDLPDGQKERIWEQVRSVTGEVFEAAAREMMVHFQPLEQGFEVWGVDFLVDGKENVWLLEVNSFPDFKQTGRLTGVVEGFWMGVVDRAVRPFVTGEEGEEVKGMELVREVDLGRRF comes from the exons ATGGCGGAGAGTTGCAACT ACTATATTCTTACCATTCTTTTGTTCAGGGGTCCATCTAGAAGCTCAACTTTTGGTGTCACCGCCGCCAATGAGCAGGagccaaccaacaacaccaagactgAGGCAGAGTCGACCAAAACCGAGGGTGCCCCccccacgacgacgacgacgacaactctCCCGATCCACCCCCCCGAGGACGCCAAACCGCCAGTCTACGCCCTCGTCAACTACGGCGACACCTACGTCCAACCACTCATCACCTcggccctctcctccctcctcccggaGGGATCACTGACATACCTCCCCACCCCGTCCACCTGGgacgccaacaccaacccggACATCTCCCTCCCTTCGCTGCTTCCTTTTCCCGAGGCCAAAGTCCTGCAGATTATGCCATATGAATCTCTTGATTTTGACtacatctcctcccaccctGCCACTTCTCTTGTTAATAGTTACATGATCCGCAAGGCGCTCATCAGGAAGCATTACCTGGCCAAGACAGTGGAGAACTATCTCGTCAAGAACCCGGACTCGGTGCTAAAGGATCATGTCAGGAGATCTGAGGCGTTTGAGGTTGATTTTGCCGAGTTTTTGGACGATGCCTTGGTTGAAGCGTGGGATTTGAACGAGAGTATGGAGAGGAatgcggagaaggaggaagaagaggagagggagtggtggaTTTTGAAGCCGGGGATGAGTGATAGGGGGCAGGGGATCAGGCTGTTTAGCACGATGGAGGAGCTGCAGGGGATTTTTGATGGGTGGGAGCCCGAGTCTGatgacgagggggaggaagggggtggtgaggggggggaagaggagggggatgggatcATGACGAGCCATCTGAGGCACTTCATCGCCCAGCCgtacatccacccccctttgCTCCTCCCTAGCATGGGAAACAGGAAGTTTCATCTCCGCGTGTATGCTCTGACCGTCGGGGCGATGAGGGTTTATGTTTACAGGGATGTGCTGGCGCTTTTTGCGAGCAAGAGGTATTCTTTTCCTCCTgagatgggggtggagggtctGGAGGGGCATTTGACGAATACGTGTTTGCAGGGCGAGCCGGAGTATAATGATTCTGTGCGTCGGTTTTGGGATTTGAGTGTTGATGATTTGCCGGATGggcagaaggagaggattTGGGAGCAGGTTAGGAGTGtgacgggggaggtgtttgaggcggcggcgagggagatgatggttcACTTTCAGCCGCTGGAGCAGGGGtttgaggtttggggggttgatttTTTGGTGGATGGCAAGGAAAATGTatggttgttggaggtgaaTAGTTTTCCGGATTTTAAGCAGACGGGGAGGttgacgggggtggtggaggggttttggatgggggtggttgatagGGCTGTTAGGCCGTTTgtgacgggggaggagggggaggaggtgaaggggatgGAGTTGGTTAGGGAGGTggatttggggaggaggttttaG